From the Candidatus Neomarinimicrobiota bacterium genome, one window contains:
- a CDS encoding GTP-binding protein produces MAKEKFKRTKPHVNVGTIGHVDHGKTMLTAAMTLVLSK; encoded by the coding sequence ATGGCAAAGGAGAAGTTTAAGCGAACGAAGCCGCACGTGAATGTAGGGACGATCGGTCATGTGGATCACGGGAAGACGATGTTGACGGCAGCGATGACGTTAGTTTTGAGCAAGC